In a single window of the Paenibacillus sp. MMS20-IR301 genome:
- a CDS encoding alpha/beta fold hydrolase yields MENVRCDGSNICYSDQGKGEVIVLLHGFCGSAEYWEKVIPGLAAQYRVIAPDLRGHGSSDAPLGAYTIEQMADDVLALLNALEIPECYLLGHSLGGYITLSFAQRHASRLKGFGLIHSSGYPDSEEAKENRLKSIGTIQNAGIFAFVDELIPGLFAPNAAQQLQERAKEIGYKTPPQGAVGAAMAMRERLDRRDVISATALPVLLVAGAEDSKVSAERTFTSDNPNITKVTISGVGHMSMFEAPEHLSQIIKEFVHAPVQD; encoded by the coding sequence ATGGAAAATGTCCGATGCGATGGAAGCAATATTTGTTACAGTGATCAAGGAAAAGGCGAAGTCATAGTGCTGCTGCACGGCTTCTGCGGCAGCGCTGAATACTGGGAGAAGGTCATTCCGGGCCTGGCTGCCCAGTACCGGGTCATTGCCCCGGATTTGCGCGGGCACGGATCCTCGGATGCCCCGCTTGGCGCCTACACCATCGAGCAGATGGCTGATGATGTCCTGGCACTCCTGAATGCTCTGGAGATTCCGGAGTGTTACCTGCTCGGGCATTCTCTTGGAGGCTATATCACACTGTCCTTCGCCCAGCGTCATGCCTCCAGGCTGAAGGGCTTCGGTCTGATTCACTCCTCGGGTTATCCCGACAGTGAAGAAGCGAAGGAGAACCGGCTGAAGAGCATCGGCACAATCCAGAATGCCGGGATCTTTGCCTTTGTGGACGAGCTGATTCCGGGACTGTTCGCCCCGAACGCGGCACAGCAGCTGCAGGAGCGGGCCAAGGAGATCGGCTATAAGACACCGCCGCAGGGAGCGGTGGGGGCAGCCATGGCGATGCGTGAGCGCCTGGACCGCCGGGATGTAATCTCGGCAACGGCGCTGCCGGTGCTGCTGGTGGCCGGAGCCGAGGACTCGAAGGTATCGGCGGAGCGGACGTTTACTTCCGATAATCCGAATATAACCAAGGTGACGATCTCAGGCGTAGGTCATATGAG
- a CDS encoding pirin family protein, producing MIKVVTSAERHTSNREWIHSEFSFSFADYDDPSNAHFGALLAHNDNELKPEQGMHEHPHHDLEILTYVVSGVLRHQDDLGNHADLQASSVQMMSAGTGINHSETNPSADSNVRFLQIWLLPDRPGMTPKWDARFFPEELKLNHLLPVASGTGDRGALKLGEEVTVYLSKLQTNREIRYPQEQERRTHIYLVSGNLEIACEDGVFQLQQGDAARIRKSCDLTLKGTSSGGDAEFILIDLP from the coding sequence ATGATTAAAGTAGTCACATCAGCAGAGCGTCATACTTCGAATAGAGAATGGATACACAGCGAATTCAGCTTTTCCTTTGCCGATTATGATGATCCGAGTAATGCCCACTTTGGTGCACTGCTCGCTCATAACGACAATGAACTGAAGCCGGAGCAGGGGATGCATGAGCATCCGCATCATGATCTGGAGATTCTAACCTATGTAGTTTCCGGAGTGCTAAGGCATCAGGATGATCTGGGGAATCATGCGGATCTGCAGGCCAGCAGTGTACAGATGATGAGTGCGGGTACAGGGATCAACCATTCCGAAACCAATCCGTCGGCTGACTCAAATGTGCGGTTTCTGCAAATCTGGCTGCTTCCGGACCGGCCCGGGATGACACCGAAGTGGGATGCGAGATTCTTTCCTGAGGAGCTGAAGCTCAATCACCTGCTCCCTGTTGCTTCCGGGACAGGAGACAGGGGAGCGCTTAAGCTGGGCGAGGAGGTTACCGTCTATCTGTCCAAGCTGCAGACGAACCGGGAGATCAGGTATCCGCAGGAGCAAGAGCGGCGTACTCATATCTATCTGGTCTCCGGAAATCTGGAGATAGCCTGTGAGGACGGGGTGTTTCAGCTTCAGCAGGGTGATGCGGCGCGGATCCGCAAGAGCTGTGATTTGACCCTGAAGGGGACCAGCAGCGGAGGCGATGCCGAATTTATCCTGATTGATCTTCCGTGA
- a CDS encoding DUF1128 domain-containing protein, with amino-acid sequence MDLAKPSQENVEYMIEGIKSKLKMASAAAMQASAFSVEQYEDIQDIYEVAMGSDRLSIAQVEALVSELGRLRKK; translated from the coding sequence ATGGATTTAGCGAAACCCAGCCAGGAAAATGTGGAATATATGATCGAAGGCATTAAAAGCAAGCTGAAGATGGCCAGTGCTGCTGCAATGCAGGCTTCAGCTTTTTCAGTGGAGCAATATGAGGATATTCAGGATATTTATGAAGTAGCCATGGGCAGCGACAGGCTGAGCATCGCCCAGGTAGAAGCCCTTGTCTCAGAGCTTGGACGCTTGCGCAAAAAATAA
- the yyaC gene encoding spore protease YyaC, protein MRGERALAIREEESRKRRKMDESRLVAFFGEIAALHPAERVTFLCIGTDRSTGDALGPLTGSRLLEYGFPHVSGTLPTPCDADNLVKRIAEIPEGQIIIAVDACLGPPAALGYFFAAADPLRPAQSVGLVLPAVGDYSLAAIVDVNSPRPYRTLQTTPLYRVTVMADQIARAAAQGFGLIS, encoded by the coding sequence ATGAGGGGAGAGAGGGCTTTGGCCATCAGAGAAGAAGAGAGCAGAAAACGCCGGAAAATGGATGAAAGCAGGCTGGTTGCCTTCTTCGGGGAGATAGCAGCCCTGCATCCGGCAGAGCGGGTGACTTTCCTGTGTATCGGGACGGACCGTTCCACAGGTGATGCTCTGGGGCCGCTGACCGGCAGCCGGCTGCTGGAATACGGCTTTCCGCATGTCAGCGGCACGCTGCCGACGCCCTGTGATGCCGATAATCTGGTGAAGCGGATTGCGGAGATTCCGGAAGGGCAGATTATTATTGCAGTCGATGCCTGCCTGGGCCCGCCTGCAGCACTCGGGTATTTCTTCGCCGCCGCAGATCCCCTGCGTCCGGCACAATCCGTCGGGCTGGTCCTGCCCGCAGTAGGGGATTACAGTCTGGCGGCCATCGTAGATGTGAACAGCCCGCGCCCATACCGGACGCTGCAGACCACCCCGCTCTACCGGGTAACCGTAATGGCTGACCAGATTGCCCGGGCGGCAGCGCAGGGATTCGGACTCATCAGCTGA